One Numenius arquata chromosome 9, bNumArq3.hap1.1, whole genome shotgun sequence DNA window includes the following coding sequences:
- the GCM1 gene encoding chorion-specific transcription factor GCMa: MLKGADDVVMEQEDSASQCGEMTSWDINDIKLPQDIRQIDWFQEWPDSYVKHIYSSEDKNAQRHHSSWAMRNTNNHNSRILKKSCLGVVVCSNDCSTLDGRKIYLRPAICDKARQKQQRKCCPNCSGPLRLLSCRGHGGYPVTNFWRHEGQFIFFQSKGAHDHPRPETKLEAEARRSIQKAQTAFSPSSPRLKRIREIESLPGATPTQEALPLLLSKPDAYLQPANFRGHLSKSSQEPTLGSSSGQPPFPRAAGEDRGSGEALTWSRSPSLGRTSMAGRFCRSPAIPPCAAPSPRHCTHPGSQHVPNSSRHLRGEAKERGAREGDIRLSATARTTSFLTCTRYGDQV, encoded by the exons GACATAAGACAGATAGACTGGTTTCAAGAATGGCCAGATTCCTACGTAAAACATATCTATAGCTCAGAGGATAAAAATGCTCAGAGGCATCACAGCAGCTGGGCAATGAGAAACACCAATAACCACAACTCTCGCATCTTAAAAAAGTCCTGCCTCGGGGTGGTGGTCTGCAGCAACGACTGCTCGACCTTGGATGGGAGGAAGATCTACCTAAGGCCAGCCATATGTGATAAAGCTAGGCAAAAACAACAGC GGAAATGCTGTCCAAACTGCAGTGGACCCCTGCGGCTCCTTTCCTGCCGAGGCCATGGTGGTTACCCAGTTACCAACTTCTGGAGGCATGAAGGCCAATTCatattttttcag TCCAAAGGAGCTCATGACCATCCACGTCCAGAAACAAAACTAGAAGCAGAAGCACGAAGATCAATCCAAAAAGCACAGACAGCTTTTTCTCCGTCTTCTccaagattaaaaagaatccGGGAGATTGAG TCTCTGCCAGGTGCAACGCCGACGCAGGAGGCTTTGCCTTTGCTCCTTTCCAAGCCGGATGCTTACCTGCAGCCTGCTAATTTCAGGGGACATTTAAGCAAAAGCTCCCAGGAGCCGACACTGggcagctcctctgggcagccGCCATTCCCAAGGGCAGCTGGGGAGGACAGGGGCTCTGGAGAGGCGCTGACCTGGAGCAGGAGCCCATCCCTGGGGAGGACCTCCATGGCTGGGAGGTTTTGCCGCAGCCCTGCCATCCCACCCtgcgcagccccttccccccggCACTGCACCCACCCTGGCAGCCAGCACGTCC CCAACAGCTCCCGGCACCTCCGAGGGGAAGCCAAGGAGAGGGGGGCGAGGGAAGGCGACATACGGCTCTCAGCTACTGCCAGGACGACAAGTTTTTTAACCTGTACCCGTTACGGTGACCAGGTTTAA